Proteins co-encoded in one Bremerella sp. TYQ1 genomic window:
- a CDS encoding efflux RND transporter periplasmic adaptor subunit codes for MSKSVILSAATLLLIAGQVSAQTPTDATASQVVVERCLVSLIDEVNVPAQETGVLVSIPVERGDYVTKGTEIAQIDDSLPVKQREIAKLKWDKATEQATNQVDIKYAAKAAEVSKAEFEQLEAANKGVKGAIAEITIRKAKLQWEKALLQAEQADMNFKVAGMTAGEAQAEMEAAEMVIDKCKVTTPIDGVVVQKYRQEGEWVRPGDPLMRVVGLKRLKVDGSLNADKFVPGMVIGKPVTVEAETPGGMIKFEGTVVFASPEIDATGHFDFTAEVQNQPSTNSWMLFPGDVANVTVHLDRPSTLSAQFSGRRQ; via the coding sequence ATGTCCAAGTCTGTCATTCTTTCGGCTGCCACATTGCTACTGATTGCCGGACAAGTTTCCGCTCAAACGCCCACCGATGCGACTGCTTCGCAAGTGGTAGTCGAGCGTTGCCTCGTTTCGTTGATTGACGAAGTGAATGTTCCTGCCCAGGAAACCGGGGTGCTCGTTTCCATTCCTGTCGAACGTGGAGACTACGTGACGAAAGGAACCGAGATTGCCCAGATCGACGATTCACTGCCGGTGAAGCAGCGTGAGATCGCCAAGTTGAAATGGGACAAAGCAACCGAACAAGCGACCAACCAAGTCGATATTAAGTACGCTGCCAAAGCGGCCGAAGTCTCGAAGGCTGAGTTCGAGCAGTTGGAAGCAGCCAACAAAGGCGTGAAAGGAGCGATTGCTGAAATCACCATTCGCAAAGCCAAGCTTCAATGGGAGAAAGCACTCCTCCAAGCCGAACAAGCCGACATGAACTTCAAAGTCGCCGGCATGACCGCTGGGGAAGCTCAGGCTGAAATGGAAGCTGCCGAGATGGTGATCGATAAGTGCAAAGTGACTACGCCTATCGACGGAGTCGTTGTTCAGAAGTATCGCCAAGAAGGAGAATGGGTTCGACCTGGCGACCCTTTGATGCGTGTTGTGGGCCTCAAGCGATTGAAGGTCGATGGATCGCTGAATGCTGACAAGTTCGTGCCTGGCATGGTGATCGGCAAGCCGGTCACTGTCGAAGCCGAAACACCTGGCGGCATGATCAAGTTTGAAGGGACCGTGGTTTTCGCTAGTCCCGAGATCGACGCGACCGGCCATTTCGACTTCACCGCCGAAGTGCAGAACCAACCTTCGACCAATTCATGGATGTTGTTCCCTGGGGATGTGGCCAACGTGACGGTTCACCTCGATCGTCCGTCGACCCTCAGTGCTCAATTCAGTGGACGTCGTCAATAA